The Sporosarcina luteola genome contains a region encoding:
- a CDS encoding cytochrome P450, whose translation MQIPVDKGIDHTFDLLTEGYHFMRNRFDELGTDIFQTRLMGKKMTCMKGPEAVRLFYDTSRFQRSGAVPKRIQKSLFGEGGVQTLDGNAHQVRKLMFLLLMTEAGIRRVHQLTLEQWRLQSNQWKSGQEVILFDQAEEVLCRVACLWAGVPLKDSEVAQRAYDFGALIDAFGGVGPRYREGRNARKRTEEWIRLLIEKYRSGAVEGVDHALEVIATHRDDNGQLLDAQIAAVELISVIRPIVAVARFIVFSALALHEYPQHRLALRADDKFLEAFAQEVRRYYPFTPFLGAMVRHDFEWKGYQFSKGDTVLVDIYGTNHDPKSWNGPELFNPKRFLEETVTPYNFVPQGGGDPARGHRCPGEDVTVAIIKASLSFLVNELDYTVVQDQDLSINMTRMPTLPASRMVIKIT comes from the coding sequence ATGCAAATACCTGTGGACAAAGGTATTGATCATACTTTTGATTTATTAACGGAAGGTTATCATTTTATGCGAAATCGGTTTGACGAACTTGGAACCGATATTTTTCAGACGAGACTTATGGGAAAAAAGATGACGTGTATGAAAGGTCCTGAGGCAGTGAGGCTTTTCTATGATACATCTCGTTTCCAACGATCTGGGGCTGTTCCGAAGCGGATTCAAAAGTCACTGTTTGGGGAAGGCGGCGTGCAGACGCTTGATGGGAACGCTCACCAAGTCCGGAAGCTGATGTTTTTATTACTAATGACAGAGGCTGGTATTAGACGAGTTCACCAACTGACATTGGAGCAATGGAGATTACAGTCAAATCAATGGAAGAGCGGTCAGGAAGTAATTTTATTCGACCAGGCTGAGGAAGTCTTATGCCGAGTTGCTTGCTTGTGGGCAGGTGTGCCATTAAAGGACTCGGAAGTTGCACAACGGGCTTATGATTTTGGAGCGCTGATTGATGCATTTGGAGGAGTTGGGCCGAGATATCGGGAAGGCAGGAATGCGCGGAAACGGACAGAGGAGTGGATCCGCTTATTAATAGAAAAGTACCGTTCGGGGGCTGTCGAAGGTGTCGATCATGCACTCGAGGTCATCGCAACTCACCGCGATGACAATGGGCAGTTGTTGGATGCACAAATCGCAGCGGTCGAATTGATCAGCGTTATTCGCCCGATTGTAGCAGTTGCTCGGTTTATCGTTTTTAGCGCACTTGCTCTTCACGAATATCCACAGCATCGCTTAGCATTGCGTGCTGATGATAAGTTTTTGGAGGCGTTCGCCCAGGAAGTCCGCCGTTATTACCCATTCACACCATTCCTAGGCGCAATGGTCCGGCATGATTTTGAATGGAAAGGTTATCAATTCAGCAAGGGCGACACGGTGCTCGTTGATATTTATGGTACGAATCACGATCCGAAGAGTTGGAATGGCCCAGAACTGTTCAATCCTAAACGTTTTTTAGAAGAGACAGTGACCCCCTATAATTTTGTACCACAAGGCGGCGGAGATCCTGCGCGGGGACACCGCTGTCCAGGGGAAGATGTAACCGTCGCGATTATAAAGGCGAGTCTTTCCTTCCTTGTGAATGAACTTGACTATACAGTCGTCCAGGATCAGGATTTGTCGATTAACATGACACGCATGCCCACCTTGCCGGCAAGTCGGATGGTCATCAAAATCACATAA